The following proteins are encoded in a genomic region of Armatimonadota bacterium:
- a CDS encoding DUF47 family protein, with amino-acid sequence MRLRIIPRNEEFFDLFEAAATNVAQGAHYLRQMVDDFDRAEELAKRIEETEHEGDITTHEIMERLNTTFVTPIDAEDIRALACTLDDILDYIEATADRMILYDVGQPARYMGDLVAILERAADEIVKCVAGLHDLRRPRRLLDHCIEINRLENDGDRLSRRALAELFRGNGSPMDAIKWKEIYEHVEMAIDKCEDIANVIESVVVKYA; translated from the coding sequence ATGCGGCTGCGGATCATCCCGCGCAATGAGGAGTTTTTCGATCTCTTCGAGGCGGCGGCGACCAACGTCGCCCAGGGCGCGCACTACCTGCGGCAGATGGTGGATGACTTCGACCGCGCGGAGGAGCTGGCCAAGCGCATCGAGGAGACCGAGCACGAGGGCGATATCACCACCCACGAGATCATGGAGCGCCTCAACACCACCTTCGTCACCCCCATTGACGCCGAGGACATTCGCGCTCTCGCATGCACCCTCGACGATATCCTCGATTACATCGAAGCGACCGCGGATCGCATGATCCTCTATGATGTCGGTCAGCCCGCGAGATACATGGGCGACCTCGTCGCCATCCTGGAACGGGCCGCGGACGAGATCGTCAAGTGCGTCGCGGGCCTGCATGACCTGCGCCGCCCGCGGCGCCTGCTCGACCACTGCATCGAGATCAACCGCCTCGAGAACGACGGCGACCGCCTCTCGCGCCGCGCCCTGGCCGAGCTCTTTCGCGGCAACGGCAGCCCCATGGACGCCATCAAGTGGAAGGAGATCTACGAGCACGTCGAGATGGCCATTGACAAGTGCGAGGACATCGCCAACGTCATCGAGAGCGTGGTCGTGAAGTATGCTTAG
- the rnc gene encoding ribonuclease III — translation MMEANHPDERELDELQQRLGVRFRRPQRLAQALVHRSYRPDGDDSPSNERLEFLGDAVLGQVVAEHLYHDFPEWSEGELTKLKAAVVSEVTLDEAARQLGLGKFLVMARGEEQSGGRERPSLLSDALEAIIGALYLDRGLRAARELVLRLLAAPMRALELDERRRDYKTLLQELIQGRHKQPPVYRVVAEEGPDHDKTFVVEVRFRRHLLGEGVGKSKKEAEQKAAQEALDDSERRERIVG, via the coding sequence ATGATGGAAGCGAACCATCCCGACGAGCGAGAACTGGACGAGTTGCAGCAGCGACTGGGGGTGCGCTTTCGCCGCCCGCAGCGGCTGGCGCAGGCGCTGGTGCATCGCTCCTATCGCCCCGACGGCGACGACAGCCCCAGCAACGAGCGCCTGGAGTTCCTGGGCGACGCGGTACTGGGGCAGGTGGTGGCGGAGCACCTTTACCACGATTTTCCCGAGTGGAGCGAAGGCGAGCTGACCAAGCTCAAGGCGGCGGTGGTGAGCGAGGTCACGCTCGACGAGGCGGCGCGGCAGTTGGGGTTGGGCAAGTTCCTGGTGATGGCGCGGGGGGAGGAACAGAGCGGGGGACGCGAGCGCCCGTCGCTGCTGTCCGACGCGCTGGAGGCGATCATCGGCGCGCTCTACCTCGACCGCGGGCTGCGCGCCGCGCGCGAGCTGGTGCTGCGGCTGCTGGCCGCGCCGATGCGGGCGCTGGAACTGGACGAGCGCCGGCGCGATTATAAGACCCTGCTGCAGGAGCTGATCCAGGGCCGCCACAAGCAGCCGCCGGTTTACCGCGTGGTGGCGGAGGAGGGGCCGGACCACGACAAGACCTTCGTCGTCGAAGTGCGCTTCCGCCGCCACCTGCTGGGCGAGGGCGTCGGCAAGAGCAAGAAAGAGGCCGAGCAGAAGGCGGCCCAGGAAGCCCTCGACGATAGCGAGCGCAGGGAGCGCATCGTCGGCTAG